The genomic stretch TGTCTCCGACGACGGTGGGCCTTGCCTACGAAGCCATGTTCACCGCGTCCGGGGGCGAGCCGCCCCTGCGATACACGGTGTCACCGCCGCCGCCGGGCTTCTCCTTTTTTACGGGAGAGGGGCGGCTGCTGGGCCCGGGCAGCGAGGCAGGTGACTTCTCCATCACCGTGACGGTGCGGGACGCGGACGGCCTGGAGAACGTGCGGACGTATGCGCTGAAAATCTATCCACGCCCGGAGGTCACCAGCGACGGGCTCCCCGCCGCCACGGAGGGGGGCAGCTACGAGCACGTCCTGGTCGCCACCGGTGGGCGACCTCCCCTTCAGTGGGAGTTGGTGGGGGGCTCGCTGCCCACGGGCATCGCGTTGAGCCCCGAGGGATTGCTGACGGGGCAGGCCCAGGGACAGGGGACCTATCCCATCACCCTGCGGGTCCACGACGCCCACGGCGCCGAAGCCGAGGTCCAGCTGGGGCTGGAAGTGGTGGGTCCCGGGCAGACGCCGGATGGGGGCGCGCCGGATGGGAGCTTCCCGCTCTCGGTGGGGAACTGGAACATCGAGTGGTTCGGGGACCCGGTCTATGGGCCCAACGACGAGCCGCTGCAGTTGGCCAATGCCCAGGCCGTCATCGCCGACGCGGGCGTGGACTTCTGGGGACTGGCGGAGATTGTCAGCACGGCGCAGTTCAACGAGCTGAAGGCGCGCCTGCCGGGCTACGACGGATTCCTGGCGGATGACGGCTCGCGGGTGTCGGCGGGGACGAGCTACTACTCGGCCAACGAGCAGAAGGTGGGCGTGCTGTTCAAGTCGGACGTGGTGCAGGTGCTGCGGGCGGAGGTCGTGCTGTTGAACCACGACTACGACTTCGGCGGGCGCCCTCCGCTGCGCGTGGACCTGCGCATCCAGCGCGGTGGCGCCAGCGTGGACGTGACGGCGTTGGTCATCCACATGAAGGCGCTCGCCGGTCCCGACGACTACGCGCGGCGCCTGTCGGCCTCCGGGTGGCTCAAGGACTACATGGACCTCCGCCTGCCCACGCAACGGGCCATGGTGGTGGGTGACTG from Myxococcus xanthus encodes the following:
- a CDS encoding lamin tail domain-containing protein, translated to MPFFRMAGMLAVLTLLCSCSEGRGTSGAPRLPAVELSPTTVGLAYEAMFTASGGEPPLRYTVSPPPPGFSFFTGEGRLLGPGSEAGDFSITVTVRDADGLENVRTYALKIYPRPEVTSDGLPAATEGGSYEHVLVATGGRPPLQWELVGGSLPTGIALSPEGLLTGQAQGQGTYPITLRVHDAHGAEAEVQLGLEVVGPGQTPDGGAPDGSFPLSVGNWNIEWFGDPVYGPNDEPLQLANAQAVIADAGVDFWGLAEIVSTAQFNELKARLPGYDGFLADDGSRVSAGTSYYSANEQKVGVLFKSDVVQVLRAEVVLLNHDYDFGGRPPLRVDLRIQRGGASVDVTALVIHMKALAGPDDYARRLSASGWLKDYMDLRLPTQRAMVVGDWNDDVDVSMTTNPSTGLKYESPYRNFVNDSADYRFTTQALSEAGIGSTVSRSTFIDHQLVTNELWASYVPNSTQVLRPSITGYRDNTSDHYPIISRFNFGNAGGGGTGTGGTQYKVFINEYLPQSHNKPGTTTPDYDQQFVELVNTGTTAVDLGGWKIHDASSYAGEDDTRHVFPAGTMIQPGKSYVVYSGPTAVPAGVTNATAASGGGLYFNRGVNTGSSGDTVLLVRPDNTVQDSAGYQDTTVGISYNRSPDGSSTGTWVPHTQLSAGVEASPGRRVNGTGF